In Halovivax gelatinilyticus, the following are encoded in one genomic region:
- a CDS encoding multicopper oxidase domain-containing protein, which translates to MTHLDRALDRRTVLTMTGAGALATLAGCIGSSDEDDEAPSTPDESESGSGDDGPLTDYDYTAPPPIVDLHEQGYESTLKTVPARHQLVADGAEGGPITLEEVWAFQADDHAPSVPGPIYRVPEGETVELTYENTEHNHDHTLHVHAVNKSWHDDGAPDTTGHEMVHPGESGIYTIEADVPGTHFYHCHVQTDTHLEMGMYGIFHVIPEDREKPDREYFLTIRDWDTRLHDQYAGGDSEYDPVDRRTDTYTINGRCAPTTFHPELGTPLIVEEGERVRLHVVNAGYDSHPFHTHRHRFQTVRKDGGRIDPVARHDEDVVTIGPAERYTIEFDADAEPGLYPVHCHKVDHVTNQGVYAGGMLTSIVYESAMETEEFAAVMDEAGFEG; encoded by the coding sequence ATGACTCATCTCGATCGAGCCCTTGATCGACGGACCGTTTTGACGATGACCGGGGCGGGTGCGCTGGCCACGCTTGCCGGTTGTATCGGCTCTAGCGACGAAGACGACGAGGCGCCGTCAACACCCGACGAGTCGGAGAGCGGATCCGGCGACGACGGTCCGCTGACCGACTACGACTACACCGCGCCGCCGCCGATCGTCGACCTCCACGAGCAGGGCTACGAGTCGACGCTCAAGACCGTCCCGGCCCGTCACCAGTTAGTGGCCGACGGAGCCGAAGGGGGACCGATCACGCTGGAGGAAGTCTGGGCGTTCCAGGCCGACGATCACGCGCCGAGTGTTCCGGGGCCGATTTATCGGGTTCCTGAAGGAGAGACCGTCGAACTCACCTACGAGAACACGGAACACAACCACGACCACACGCTTCACGTACACGCGGTAAACAAATCGTGGCACGACGACGGCGCACCCGACACGACGGGCCACGAGATGGTCCACCCCGGAGAGTCGGGAATCTACACGATCGAGGCCGACGTCCCGGGGACGCACTTCTATCACTGTCACGTCCAGACGGACACGCACCTCGAAATGGGAATGTACGGCATCTTCCACGTCATCCCCGAAGATCGCGAGAAACCCGACCGCGAGTACTTCCTGACGATCCGTGACTGGGACACCCGCCTCCACGACCAGTACGCCGGCGGCGATTCGGAGTACGATCCGGTTGATCGACGGACCGACACCTACACGATCAACGGCCGGTGCGCCCCGACGACGTTCCACCCCGAACTCGGGACCCCGCTCATCGTCGAGGAGGGCGAGCGGGTCAGACTGCACGTCGTCAACGCCGGCTACGATTCTCATCCGTTCCACACCCACCGTCACCGCTTCCAGACGGTCCGGAAAGACGGCGGTCGGATCGACCCAGTCGCCCGTCACGACGAGGACGTGGTCACCATCGGACCCGCCGAGCGATACACGATCGAGTTCGACGCCGACGCAGAGCCCGGGCTGTACCCAGTCCACTGTCACAAGGTCGACCACGTCACGAACCAGGGCGTCTACGCCGGCGGGATGTTGACCTCCATCGTCTACGAATCCGCGATGGAGACGGAGGAGTTCGCGGCCGTCATGGACGAGGCCGGCTTCGAGGGCTAA
- a CDS encoding DUF7521 family protein has protein sequence MSLYTATTEVTIALAVVKTLVLIVGGVITYFAFKAYRRTRQRALGLLATGFGLVTLGLAFAGLLHEILDVSLEFGVLVESVLVLIGFLVIAYSLYVQ, from the coding sequence ATGAGCCTATACACAGCTACAACGGAGGTGACCATCGCCCTGGCCGTCGTGAAGACGCTCGTCCTGATCGTCGGTGGCGTGATCACCTACTTCGCGTTCAAGGCGTATCGACGAACCAGACAACGGGCCCTCGGACTGCTGGCGACCGGATTCGGGCTGGTCACGCTCGGACTCGCCTTCGCCGGCTTGCTCCACGAAATTCTCGACGTCAGCCTCGAATTCGGCGTTCTCGTCGAGAGCGTGCTCGTCCTGATCGGCTTTCTGGTGATCGCCTACTCGTTGTACGTTCAGTAA
- a CDS encoding YeiH family protein, which yields MIRRSLSAFAPGLALLGAIAVVASALASLVGVTPILLSILLGLVLGNTVSLSPAYRPGIETHTRWLEAGIVLLGATIAVDQIAASGVALLALIVGVVCCSILLVEVLTRVVFGLKGELPSLLAAGMSVCGVSAVVAVAGAIRADERTIAYVVTGIVLFDTITLFAYPVVGTLLGLPDRVFGIWAGVSMLSTGPATAAGFTYSTEAGEWATLTKLTRNALIGFVALAYAMVYAREATSASRVSHLRTLWETLPTFVVGFTVLLVLSAMGLFSDRQVEILETTYTWLFVVAFAGLGLSIRARQLRTVGVTPIAIMAVGLATISALSLGVVFVVFGG from the coding sequence GTGATCCGTCGATCCCTCTCAGCCTTCGCGCCCGGCCTCGCGTTGCTCGGTGCAATCGCCGTCGTCGCGTCCGCGCTCGCGTCGCTCGTCGGCGTGACTCCCATCCTCCTCTCGATCCTGCTCGGACTTGTACTCGGCAACACCGTTTCGCTCTCGCCGGCCTATCGGCCGGGTATCGAGACGCACACGCGCTGGCTCGAGGCGGGAATCGTCCTGCTCGGTGCGACGATCGCCGTCGATCAGATCGCGGCGTCGGGCGTCGCGTTGCTGGCGCTGATCGTCGGCGTCGTCTGCTGTAGCATCCTGCTCGTCGAGGTACTCACGCGCGTCGTCTTCGGACTGAAGGGCGAACTTCCCTCCCTGCTCGCCGCCGGAATGAGCGTTTGCGGGGTTTCGGCGGTCGTCGCCGTCGCCGGGGCTATACGCGCAGACGAACGAACCATCGCGTACGTGGTGACCGGAATCGTCCTGTTCGATACGATCACGCTCTTCGCCTACCCGGTCGTGGGGACGCTACTCGGCTTGCCGGACCGCGTGTTCGGCATCTGGGCGGGCGTCAGTATGCTGAGTACGGGGCCCGCCACGGCCGCCGGCTTTACGTACTCGACCGAAGCGGGCGAGTGGGCCACCCTGACGAAGCTCACCCGCAACGCGTTGATCGGGTTCGTCGCACTCGCGTACGCGATGGTCTACGCCCGGGAAGCGACGAGCGCCTCGCGCGTCTCACACCTGCGTACGCTGTGGGAGACGCTTCCGACGTTCGTCGTCGGGTTCACCGTCCTGCTCGTCCTCTCTGCGATGGGGCTCTTTTCGGACCGGCAGGTCGAGATACTGGAGACGACCTACACCTGGCTGTTCGTCGTGGCTTTCGCCGGTCTCGGTCTCTCGATCCGGGCGCGACAGCTTCGAACCGTCGGCGTAACGCCGATCGCGATCATGGCGGTCGGGCTCGCGACGATCAGCGCACTCTCGCTCGGGGTCGTCTTCGTCGTCTTCGGCGGTTGA
- a CDS encoding winged helix-turn-helix domain-containing protein yields MVRDPLASTNEPSAAEVCAALDDPDCREIIRALETPLTAAEIQERCDIPQSTLYRKLEQLTDATLLEESTEIRRDGHHASKYSIAFEEIRITMDEDHTLDVAVERPARTADERLADLWSEVRRET; encoded by the coding sequence ATGGTCCGGGATCCGCTCGCATCCACGAACGAACCTTCTGCCGCCGAAGTCTGTGCGGCGCTCGACGATCCGGACTGTCGCGAGATCATCCGCGCGCTCGAAACGCCGCTGACGGCCGCGGAGATACAGGAGCGATGTGACATCCCCCAGTCGACGCTCTATCGAAAGTTAGAGCAGCTCACGGACGCGACGCTGCTCGAGGAGTCGACCGAGATACGACGGGACGGTCACCACGCGAGTAAGTACTCGATCGCGTTCGAAGAGATCAGAATTACCATGGACGAAGACCACACCCTCGACGTCGCAGTCGAGCGGCCCGCCCGAACGGCCGACGAACGACTCGCCGATCTGTGGTCGGAGGTCAGACGAGAAACATGA